A single Ctenopharyngodon idella isolate HZGC_01 chromosome 22, HZGC01, whole genome shotgun sequence DNA region contains:
- the ednrab gene encoding endothelin receptor type Ab yields the protein MRPPRIHRVTLLMTAVSCLLIGRGSCQSNSSDSFQLSDDPAAARVTPGSNRVTPDPRAVRLPGNGSVRARPLPLPPACLRRTYIEGLFKYVNTVLSCLIFGVGMVGNATLLRIIYNNKTMRNGPNALIASLALGDLIYIAIDIPINVYKLLAMRWPFDDSVFGLFLCKLVPFLQKASVGITVLNLCALSVDRYRAVASWNRVQGVGIPASTAVEIVCIWMLAVVLAVPEAIGFKMVSFDYNNVTIRTCMLKPETPFMTFYRDVKVWWLFGFYFCVPLVCTAVFYTLMTCEMLSNRKGSLKFSLSEHLKQRREVAKAVFSLVLIFALCWFPLHLSRILKKMVYFQNDVGRCDLLNFLLVFDYLSINLATINSCINPIILYFVSKKFKNCFKSCLCCCCYPGGSLLSSVVPLNGTSFQYKNPDQNGLSDRTALRKDSYN from the exons ATGCGACCCCCCAGAATCCATCGGGTCACGCTGCTAATGACGGCCGTATCCTGCCTGCTGATTGGGCGtggaagctgtcaatcaaactcatCCGATAGCTTCCAGCTCTCTGATGACCCAGCGGCCGCCCGTGTCACTCCGGGGTCAAACCGCGTGACCCCTGACCCCAGAGCGGTCCGTCTTCCGGGAAACGGGTCGGTGCGAGCGCGTCCGCTGCCGCTGCCCCCGGCGTGTCTGAGGAGGACGTACATCGAGGGTTTGTTCAAGTACGTCAACACGGTCCTGTCCTGCCTGATCTTCGGGGTGGGGATGGTGGGGAACGCCACGCTGCTGAGGATCATCTACAACAACAAGACCATGAGGAACGGCCCGAACGCTCTGATCGCCAGCCTGGCGCTCGGTGACCTCATCTACATCGCCATCGACATCCCCATCAACGTCTACAAG CTGCTGGCGATGCGGTGGCCCTTCGACGACAGTGTGTTCGGTCTGTTCCTGTGTAAACTTGTGCCGTTTCTGCAGAAAGCCTCAGTCGGGATCACAGTCCTCAATCTGTGTGCGCTCAGTGTGGacag GTATCGTGCCGTAGCGTCATGGAATCGCGTTCAGGGCGTCGGGATTCCCGCGTCCACGGCTGTGGAGATCGTGTGTATCTGGATGTTGGCTGTAGTTTTGGCGGTTCCAGAGGCCATCGGCTTCAAAATGGTCAGTTTTGACTACAACAACGTCACCATCCGCACCTGCATGCTGAAGCCGGAGACGCCATTCATGACG ttctACAGGGATGTGAAGGTCTGGTGGCTCTTTGGCTTTTATTTCTGTGTGCCACTGGTCTGTACGGCCGTCTTCTACACGCTGATGACCTGCGAGATGCTGAGCAACAGGAAGGGCAGTCTGAAGTTTTCACTGAGCGAACACCTCAAACAG AGGCGTGAAGTGGCTAAAGCTGTTTTCTCTCTGGTGCTGATCTTCGCTCTCTGCTGGTTTCCGCTGCATCTGAGTCGCATCCTGAAGAAGATGGTTTATTTTCAGAACGACGTCGGCCGCTGCGACCTGCTGaa TTTCTTGTTAGTGTTTGATTACCTGAGTATAAATCTGGCCACCATCAACTCCTGCATCAATCCCATAATCCTCTACTTCGTCAGCAAGAAGTTCAAGAACTGCTTCAAG tcgTGTTTGTGTTGCTGTTGTTATCCGGGCGGCTCGTTGTTAAGCAGTGTCGTGCCCCTGAACGGGACCAGTTTCCAGTACAAGAACCCTGATCAGAACGGCTTATCAGACCGGACCGCACTGCGCAAGGACAGCTACAACtga